ATCTTCTAATTTTGCCCGTAACCGAGAGATATGTACATCTACAACGCGAGTATCTACATGGCGTTCAGGAGTATATCCCCATACTTCTTGCAAAATCTCGGAACGGGAAAAAGCTTCACCAGAACGACTAACTAATAATTCTAATAAGCTGAACTCCATACCAGTTAAGCGAATCCGCTCATCACCTTTATAAACTTGACGCTTATTTGTATCAATTTTGATGGTGCTGACATGAATCACTCCAGAACTAGGAATACCATTTGCACCTGTTTTGTCTACCCGTCGCAATACTGAGCGAATCCGCGCTTCTAGTTCTTTGGGAGAGAATGGTTTCACTACATAATCATCAGCGCCCAATTCTAAGCCCGTGATGCGATCTGCTACATCTCCCAAAGCTGTGAGCATAATAATGGGGACATCTGATTCTTTGCGTAATTCTTGACAAACGCCATAACCATCTAGTTTTGGCATCATTACATCTAAAACTACTAGGTCTGGTTCAGATTTGCGAAATATTTCTAAAGCTTCCTCTCCATCCCCTGCTGTCACCACATCGTAGCCAATCATGGAAAGGCGTGTTTCCAAAATCCGCCGAATGCTGGCTTCGTCGTCTACTACCAGGATTTTTTCTTTATGACTTTCCAATTTTTGTCATGCTCCTTAACTAAAATTTTTCATGATTAATTCTTTAGCTTAACCGACAGAAGCCCCACGTCTGAGCCGATAGGGCCGCGAGGGATGAATGGCGCGTGAATTGACGACGGTTTTCCTACCAACGCGACAGCAAGGAAGGAAGACATGGAGACAATTCACAAATTTTGTGTTATGAACTGAGTATCTCGACAAGGCGAGAGAATAGCGATAATCAAGCTAGATACATGATCATTTTTGTTGATTAACCTTGATTTTGCCTTAGAAGGGGTCAGCCTATCGCCTTAACATCAGTCTTGTTGTTCTCGAAGAGCAAAAAGCTGTTAACTTGGTAGGAAGCCTATACTTCCCTTGCGGGTAAGTGTAGGTAGTTCACTATCATAATATTAAGATATCATTGCTCTCAATTGATTTGGAAAAAGCTTCTAACTATTACTATTAAGTAATGGGACACAATTAATTACACAACTGATTTTTCTGTTCCCTGTTCCCTGTTCCCTGTTCCCTCTCTCAACAAGTGAATTTAATTTTGTCCGACTACTTATTAGATTTGCGTTTTTTCCAAAATTTAAGAAATAATTAAGATTATTAACTAAAATTTAAACATGGCCAAGCCAAAAATCGTTTATATCTGTAGTAGTTGTGCAGCAGAATTTTCCCAATGGTTCGGAAAATGTTCCAATTGCGATACTTATGATTCTTTAGTTGAGCAGAATATTAGTGCTTTTATAGGGGATATATCTAGCCGATCTGGGGTGGGAAATTGGCAAGCTGGAGGTCATAGTAAATCTCATAATAAACCAGCTAAGGCTAGATCATCGCTGACTTTTGAGCAAATTAGCGATCGCCAAATTGCTCGGTGGGAATCCGGTTATGGGGAATTAGATCGAGTTTTAGGTGGTGGTATAGTTCCCGGTTCAATGGTGCTAATTGGTGGCGATCCTGGTATTGGTAAATCTACTTTACTACTGCAAGTATCTCATCAATTAGCCCAGAAATACCGTATCCTTTACGTAACTGGAGAGGAATCAGGACAACAGGTAAAATTGCGTGCTTCTCGGTTGGGAATGTCAAAACCCCCTCTTGTCATTACGGAAGATAATCAAAGCAAAGCCCCTGAAGAAACAGTAAAAGATTCAGAAAAGCCCATAGATCCTGACAGTATCGGCGCAGATTTATATGTATTGCCAGAAACGGATTTAGAGGAGATTTTGCGAGAAATAGACTCTTTGAAACCAAATGTAGCGGTAATAGATAGTATTCAAACGGTATTTCTTCCCGCTTTGACATCAGCACCGGGTTCAGTCGCACAAGTCAGGGAATGTACCGCAGCTTTAATGAAAGTGGCAAAACATGAAGATATTACAATGTTAATTGTGGGTCATGTTACCAAAGAAGGAGCGATCGCTGGACCCAAAGTATTAGAACATTTAGTGGATACTGTATTATATTTTGAAGGCGATCGCTTTGCTTCCCATAGATTATTAAGAACTGTAAAAAACCGTTTCGGAGCTACCCACGAAATTGGGATATTTGAAATGGTTTCCCAAGGGTTAAAAGAAGTTGATAATCCTTCTGAGCTATTTTTAGGTAATCGTGACGATCCTGCTCCTGGTACAGCCATTGTTGTTGCTTGTGAAGGAACAAGACCCATAGTAGTAGAATTGCAAGCTTTAGTTAGTCCTACCAGTTATCCCTCTCCTCGACGCGCTGGCACAGGCATAGACTATAACCGTTTAGTGCAGATTCTCGCCGTATTAGAAAAGCGTGTGGGGATACCCATGTCCAAATTAGATTCCTACGTTGCTTCTGCGGGGGGATTAAGCGTCGAAGAACCAGCAGTAGATTTAGGAATTGCGGTGGCGATTGTTGCCAGTTTCCGAGATCGGATAGTTGATCCTGGTACAGTCTTAATTGGGGAAGTCGGATTAGGGGGACAAGTGCGATCAGTTTCCCAAATGGAATTAAGATTAAAAGAAGCAGCAAAATTAGGATTTAAAAGAGCAATAGTTCCTAAAGGCACAAAATTTCCAGAGATTGGGATTGAGATATTACCAGTAGGTAAAGTCATAGATGCAATTATTGCGGCTGTACCACATCAAGAATTGACAGAAGAAGATTTAGAACCTGATGAGGATGAATAATCTTTTCTGCTTTTAATATTTTATCAAATCGCTGTAATACCCCTGCCTCAACGCTTCCTAGGCAGGGGATGTAAAGCGGTCAAAAACGAAACACCTTCTGCCCAGAATTGAGCGTAAGCGAAATTAGGGAAGAAGGTAGTTGAGTTTTTGATAATCATGCTATACTATTTTATGTAGCAAGAATAGACATAAATGATTGTATTTGAGGCAAAACTTGAAGGACGAAACGAGCAGTACGAATCACTCGATGAAGCGATTCGTACTGCTCGTTTTGTGCGTAATAGCTGCCTGAGATACTGGATGGACAACAAGGGCGTTGGACGCTATGACCTAAATAAATTTTGCGCTGTACTTGCAGCCAGTATTGAGTTTCCTTGGGTTAACAAGCTGAACTCAATGGCAAGGCAAGCCAGTGCTGAAAGGGCGTGGTCTGCTATTGCTCGGTTCTTCGATAACTGCAAAAAAGGTAAACCAGGGAAAAAGGGATTCCCAAAGTTCAAGAAAGAACAAACACATGGTTCTGTTGAGTACAAAACCTGTGGGTGGAAACTTTCTGATGACCGCAGGTATATCACTTTCTCGGATGGATTCAAGGCAGGAACCTTTAAACTTTGGGGAACCCGTGATCTGCATTTCTACCAACTTAAACAGTTTAAGAGGGTGCGGGTTGTGCGTCGTGCAGATGGCTATTATTGCCAGTTTTGCATCGACCATGAACGAGTTGAAAGACGAGAACCAACGGGTAAAACTATTGGTATTGATGTAGGTCTAAACCACTTCTACACCGATAGCAACGGGGAGACAGTCGCCAGCCCTAGACATCTTCGCAAAAGCGAGAAGTCTTTGAAACGATTGCAACGCCGGATGTCTAAGACTAAAAAAGGTTCTCAAAACAGAATCAAGTTGAGAAAAAAACTTGGATTAAAGCATCTCAAAGTAAGTCGCCAGCGTAAAGACTTTGCTATGAAAACGGCAAGGTGCGTAGTGAGGTCTAACGACCTTGTGGCGTATGAAGATTTGATGGTGCGGAATATGGTGAAAAATCACCGTTTGGCTAAGTCGATTAGTGACGTTTCGTGGTCGCTGTTCCGTGAGTGGATTGAGTATTTCGGCAAGGTATTTGGTGTGGTCACGGTTGCCGTTCCACCTCACTATACTTCGCAGAATTGCTCTAATTGTGGTGAGGTTGTCAAAAAAACTCTTAGCACTAGAACTCATGTTTGCCCTCACTGTGGGCATACGCAAGACAGGGATTGGAACGCGGCACGGAACATATTAGAAAAAGGATTGAGTACGGCGGGTCACGTCGGAACTAACGCCTCTGGAGAGACTGATCAATACTTGGGTGAGGAAACTCCTCCAAGCAAATCAACTCGTGGAAAGAGGAAGCCCAAAGAGCGATCTTTGGAATCCCCACCCTCTACGAAGTAGGGTGGGGAGGATGTCAATTGTGATGAAATTTTGGGAATCTATAGAACATGACAATGGAGTTTCTTGGGCTTTAGCAATGGTAGTAAATAAAGTTAAAGTTGCGGCTAATAAACCTGTAATGATTGAGTATTTCATGGCTTAATTTGAGATGGATAAAAATCAAATATGAGTCCCATAGCAAAAATGGACGTTTTTTTGAAACTTTAGTTTCGCTTTGAAATCATCCAAATCATAGAAATCAAACAAATCACAGTTCAGACAAGAGATTAAATCATCCAAATCATAGAAATCAAACAAATCACAGTTCAGACAAGAGATTAAATCATCCAAATCATAGAAATCAAACAAATCACAGTTCAGACAAGAGAGTAAAAAATCAATGATATGGGTTAAAGAAGAAGAATCTAGCAGAATACAGAAAAAGACAGGGAATTTATTCCCTGTCTTATAGCTAAAGTCGGTTAAAACCGACTATTGATTGGTTTGGTGGGTGGGTGTGGGGTTCATGTACATCACTCAATCAAGAATCACTATATTAACTTTGAGCAATACCTTCTTCCCGTGCGGCTTGTTGGACAGCAGCAGCCACAGCAGTAGCCACACGCTTATCAAAGACGGAAGGAATAATATGTTCCCGATTCAAGTCAGAGGGTTTAACTAAAGAAGCGATCGCACTGGCAGCTTCTAAACACATAGTAGTAGTAATTGTACTGGCCCGACAATCTAAAGCCCCACGAAACACCCCTGGAAACGCCAGGACGTTATTAATTTGGTTGGGGTAGTCACTCCGACCTGTAGCCATAACAGCAACGTTTTTAGGAGCTAATTCGGGTTGAATTTCGGGAATGGGATTAGCCATTGCAAATACAATTGCATCTTTCGTCATCCCCTGTACCATTTCTGGTGTCAAAACTCCCGGTGCGCTGACACCGATAAACACATCTGCACCTTGGACAGCACCGGCTAAAGTTCCTTGGGCTTTAACCGCAAATTCCAGCTTTTCGGCGGTCAAATCGCTGCGATTAGTGGAAATAATTCCCTTAGAGTCGCACATCAAAATGGTTTGGGCATCGGCTTTGCGGAGTAACCGAGCGATCGCAATCCCAGCCGCACCAGCACCATTAATCACAATGCGGATATCTGCAATAGATTTTTGGACAAGTTTCAGAGAATTAAACAGTGCTGCCAAGGTGACAATAGCTGTACCATGTTGGTCATCATGAAAAATGGGGATATTTAATTCTGCTCGCAATCTTTTTTCAATTTCAAAACAGCGTGGTGCAGCGATATCTTCTAAATTCACACCACCAAATACAGGAGCGATATTTTTAACAGCCTTGACAATCTCATCTGTATCTTGAGTATCTAAACAGATAGGAAAAGCATCAAGCCCCGCAAATTCCTTAAACAGCATGGCTTTCCCTTCCATCACAGGTAAAGCAGCCTCTGGTCCCAAATTGCCCAAACCGAGAACAGCACTGCCATCTGTGACGATAGCCACGGTATTTTGTTTAATAGTCAGATTATATACTTCCTCTGGATTTTCGGCGATCGCCTTACAAATGCGACCAACTCCTGGAGTATAAGCCATTGCTAAATCAGAAACACTTTTGAGAGGAATTCTACTCACAATACTGATTTTGCCACCGCGATGTAAATTAAAAGTGCGGTCATAAACATCAATTACCTTAATATCCGATAATTCCTTTACTCCTTGCACAATGGTTTCCGCGTGTTCCGTACTAGCGGCATCAACTGTAATATCGCGGATAGATTCTTCACGAGTTTGTTCAATTAAATCAATTTGTCCGAGATTACCACCAGTGGAGGCGATCTCTTGAGTCACAGATGCTAACATCCCCACCCGATTGGGAATTTGTAACCGCAGGGTAACACTAAAACTAGAATTAGGAGTAAGATTTTTCATGGTACTAATCTCTATTTTAAAGTTTAGATTTTATATTGAATTGCCACTGCAAATTTTATTTTTACAAAAAACCTGACATTAGAAACAGCTTTTTCTTCTCTGCGTTCTCTGCGCCTCTGTGGTTCGATAGTATTTTTTCAAGCACCATAGACACAGAGGAAAAAAAATCCAACAAAATCTTGACTCATATTCCTAAAATAACTTCTTCCTTATCAGTTGTCGCTATTTCCAAAAGTGGTTGAGACAAATTCCCAAAAAAGTCATAATAATCCAAAGCTTCCAAAATCCCCCAAGCATGATTTCCTTCAGCAAAATAAATCTGTGGTAAACCTCGTAGCTGTTCGATTTCCTGACTGTGATTTCCCACCACCACAGCCAGAGTATTACCAGCTAACATAGATTCATCATTACCCGAAGCCCCAGCCACCAAAAAGCGTTGCACAGGCAAACCCCATTTCAAAGCAGCATAACGAATAGCATCTCCCTTAGAAGCTCGGATAGGCACTAAATCCAGATACATATTATGGCTATAAAATCCTTTCACGTGGAGACGATTTTGGCGGAGACGACGAATAATTTCGCGGAAACTAGGTGATTTAGCCTCATCTACAAAATAGCTAATCTTAAACTTGCCCTGAGCATCATCAGATTGCAATTCTACCCCAGGAATATCCCGCATAACTTTGCGAATTTCCGACCGTCGCCAATTATACGCGATGTGTCTTTGCCAACTCGTATCTGTGACTATCTGCGGCCCATAGTAAATTTCACTTCCGGCTGAAGTAATCAGTAAATCTGGCATCGGGAAGCGCCATTCTTCCAACAAACTTAAGGTACTTTTGAGACTGCGACCAGTAGCAATACCAACTCCTGTTGTATTACCTTCATCATGAATTCTCTGAATTAACTTTGCTAAAGCTGCCTCATCACCCAATAGAGTATTATCAATTTCACATACCAAAAATCTATCAGCAGTTGCTAAGTGATTAGTTGCGGGGACATTCCAATCTGGATGTTCATCTGCGGGAGATTTAACCAGAGGACTCAGCAAAGACTGAATGCGTTTTTGGGGCAATAATCGGTTAACTTCTTTTAGATAATGATCTACATGACTATCCCAAGAGAAATGTTGGCAAACATTGATCATGCCATTTTTAGACCATTTTTGCCATTGTTCTTGATCTGTGAGAGCCTTTTTTAAGGCATTTTGGATATCTTGAATATTCAAAGGATCAATTAATAACCCATTCTGACAAGCAGCGAGAATATCCCTCGGACCACCATCAGCAGTCGCAATTATAGGCACACCACAGGCACTAGCTTCAATTAATGTGAGTCCAAATGGTTCTGTTAAGGCTGGGTTAATAAATACCCCTTGTGTTTTTGCCGTGAGTCGGTATAAATCTGGTACATCATCAGCATTATGATGTTTAGGATAAGCTACATGACCATAAAGATCATAGCGATCTATTAATTGTAATATCTCTAAAAATACCTGACGTGGCCCCGATTCCATTGCCAAAATGTCCTCTCGTTTACCTAGTATCAATACCAGGTTGGCCAATTTTCGTAATTCGGGATCTTCCCCATAAGCCTTAATTAAACTACTGACATTTTTCCGGATAGCTGGGCGAGAAATCGCCATAATTATGGGCTTTTGCAGGTCTTTGAGAAATTTCTCCAATTCCTGTTGAATAGGGGGATTTTGCCAATTATCTGTAGCTGGGTAAAAACGCTCTAAGGTAACACCAGGAGGAATTACTACCATGCGTTCTGGTTGATAGTGGTCGTAAACGCTGTACTGCTCTTCAACTTCTTGAGAAGTGCTGGCAATAATTAGGGCTGCACTCCCCAAGGTGATTTCTTCAGCTTCTATTCTTGTACTAATATGAAAATTCTCTTCAATGTTTTTTTGTTTAGTACCATGCTCTAATAATCTTTGTTGCTTGATGCGTCCTAGAGAGTGGCCTGTATGGACTAGGGGTATACCTAACCAACCTGCAACCCTAGAACCTACATAGCCGGCATCAGCATAATGTGTATGAATAATATGGGGAATTTTGCCGATTTTGCGAATGTGTTTGAGTAATTCATCTGCAAAACTATCTAAATGTGGCCAGAGAACTTCTTTGCGAAGGTAGCGTTTGGGACCACAAGCAATGCGAATAATTTGGGCTTTATCTGCGAGAATTTCCACTGGTTGAGCATAGTCAGGGCTAACTTTTGGGTCATTTACTAACCGTGTTACTAAGTCAACTCTTGCAATCTGGGGATTTTTAGCTAATGTGCAAGCAAGTTCAACCGCGTATTTAGTTTGTCCACCAGTGTCAGCATCCTTACCTAACTCTAGATTGTGGCCACGAATTAAACCATGAACACTAACGAGCAAAATGTACAACCCAGGGTTGTTTAACACAGTGCTGATTCCTCCATAATTAGCAATAAATCAAACATTTTTGCGTGATTCATTATAGTTATACCATTTTACCTGTTCCCTGTTCCCCGTGAGGAAATAGTTCTGGGAAAGTTGTTTCTAGTTTCAGACAATTAGCACCATTCACCTGTAATTGGTACTCTACCTTATCCATCAGGCGATTCATAATTAACCAACCATAACCACCTTCTTGTTTTGCTATGGGGTTGGGTGGAAAGTAAGTAGATAGATCAAAACCTTCACCATAATCCCAAATCTCTATAGATAAATCCCGGCCTTTTAGTTCTAAGCGCAGTAAAATCGGTAAATTTGGCTTTTTTTTATGGGCATGACGCACAGCATTAGAATAGGCTTCTACCAAAGCCAATCGTAAGCGACTTGATTGTTGTGTCCAATCAACAGATTCCCCTAGATGTAATTGTAAGCAGCCCAATAACCATTGTTCTACAATATTGATAAAACCTAGATCACTGGGAATATGAAGTTCACTTTTCATGATTTATAAAACCTCCAGAGATACTATAGTTTGATCATCTTCTTGAATATCATTATTGGTTTGAATAAGAGCTAACAAATTATCAAGATTAAGTGGTTGAGGTTGTTTTTTAATAAGTTGCCATAAACCTTCTTGATGAAGTATAGAACGATTATTTGTCCTTGAATCATCTAAATTTTCCCACACAGTTGCTTCTGTAATTCCATCACTAGTCACCAGTAATGTATCTCCAGAAGCGAGAATTAAACGGCCAGATTCAGCCTCCCATTTAGGCAATATTCCCAAAGGAATACTTCGGACTTTTAAATAATGAGGAGAATCATTTATAGTAGCTGACTCAGACCACACAAAAGGATAAATATGCCCCGAATTAGCATAGACAATTTCTTTTGTGATTGGGTGATAACGTGCTAAAACCATAGTAATAAAATAGTTACTGCTGATTAAGTCATCAATCAGAGTAGAATTCAGATTCTGCATCATCACATTTGGCTCTACTGGTACTTCAAGAGATAGTTCCCGACGCAGCAGAGAAATTGTACTAGCCATAAACAAAGCCGCTGGCACACCTTTACCAGAAACATCACCAACCGCTAACCACAAATCACCATTAGGATGGACAAATACCTCAAAAAAATCACCTCCTACCTCCCGGGCTAGATAGCAACAAGCTTGGACTTTTACACCCGCCATTTCCGGTAAAGTTTGCCGTAATAAATTATGTTGAATTTGGCGAGCTACTTCTAACTCTAGGTTAGTTAGTTGTTGTTTTTCTTGCAGACTTTGATAGAGTTTAGCTTGAGAAAGCGCTAAAGCAGCTTGTTCGGCTACACCTGTAATTAATTGAATATCTTCTTGATCCCAAACATGATCACTTCCCAATTTACGAATAGCAATAATAGCTAGTAAGTGTTCTTGATAAATAAGTGGGACTACTAAATATTGATAATGGATGTTTTCGTAGATATCTTCTGTTATTTGATAGTGGTGAGTTTGAAAAACTTCGGTAATTAACTCACTAGGGTCTGGGAGAAAATCGTATACTTCTGATTGGGAATTTTGATAGCAAAATTGCTTTTGGGTGAGAAAATTATCTTCAACTGTTTTAAGTAAACAATTATCAGCCGCAAATGTTTCTCCAATAGTGACAACAATTTTTTGCAGCATATTGTCATAGTCTAAAGATTCTCTAATTGCCGTTGTCACAGCATTAAATAAAGATTCCCGTCGCAAGGCACGAGATAATTCAGCTACTCGTTTTTTGACTACGCGATATGTATCACTAGCTTGATTGACTAATGATTGGAGTTGATAGGGATTCCAGGGCTTTGTAATGTATTTAAATACGCGACCTGAGTTAATGGCATCTACTAAATCTTCAACATCAGTAAAACCAGTTAATAAAATCCGAATTGTATCAGGAAACCGCTCTACTGTCAGACTTAATAATTCGCTACCGTTCATGTCCGGCATTCTTTGGTCAGAGATAATCATAGCCATTTCCCCTTCTCTTTCTAAGATAGCTAAGGCTTCAGTAGCATTATTAGCTCTATAGACTATAAAATCTTTCCAAAAAGTGCGATAAAGTAAATCCAAGTTATCTCGCTCGTCATCTACAACCAAGAGCTTGAGCTTGCTTAACTTTTTTTCAGTCATAATTTAAATTAACTTTCTACATAGTTAAATGACAAGATGTCCTTAATTTAAAAAATATTTAGCTATTAGCTAAGAAACTTTTATGGCTTACGCTACGCTGTCAGCCAACATTAAGTCAGTAGATGGGCTGAAATAAATATCAAAATAATATTGTTGATTAGGGCGGGCTAGAAGCCCACCCTACAAGAATATTATACTTATTGTGGGGTGGGCATCCTGCCTGCCCATATTATATTTAATTGTGCCTACCTACTTACATTTTACGCAACTAAGCCAGAACGCAAAGCAATTACTGCTGCTTCAGTACGGTCTTTAGCACATAGTTTATTCATAATATTGCCAACGTGTGTTTTTACTGTTCCAGTTGTAATATAAAGTTTTTTAGCAATTGTAGCATTACTACAACCTCCAGCTATTAATTGTAACACTTCTAACTCTCTAGCTGTGAGAATACCAGGTTTAATAGATCGTTGATGATTATTAGATTCGACAGAAGTTTTCTCCTGCACTTGTTCTAAAATAATTCGCGCAATCATCGGATCAATCCAAGGATTACCAGCAGCAGTTACCCCTATAGCTTCGAGTAAATTGTCAAATTCGATATCCTTCATACAGCAAGAGTCTGCACCAGCACTAAAGGCTGTAAGTACAGATTCTTTATCATTAGCCAATGTTAAAATTAATACTTTTGTATTCCGTAATAGACGAATTGCTTTAATCTTCCTAGTTAATTCAATGCCATCTTGATCTGGCAAACCTATATCAACAATCGCAATATCCGGCTGTAGCTGCTTTAAGATTATAAGACCATGACGAGCATTAATCGCTTCTCCAACTACTTCAATTTCGTCTTTTTGCCGTAATGCTGTACAAATACTCAGACGAGTTAGATGATGATCCTCAATAATGACAGTGCGAATTTTACTCATATTAAAATGCTGCTAGATATTAAATAGACATCTAGTAAAAATTAAATATGCCTGATATGAAACCTCTGTAGAGACGTTCCATGGAAAGTCTCTACATTGATTTTTACCAGATGTTTAATAATATATAGCTTTTTGTTGCTTAAATTATGACTAAAAAAATTTAATCTCCACAGACCTAACTTATCAATTTACATTACTTTTGAGCTACTCGTATTAACAAAAATAAACCTACAGTTAATCCAAATAAGTTGGGCAACCAAGCACCAATTAAGGGAGAAAGTATACCAGCTTGTGCCAAAGCTCCAGAAACGGATAGTAGTAAATAATAACTGAAAATCACAATCACGCTAATACCAAAACTTGTCCCGCGTCCGGTGCGCTGAGGTATACTCCCCATAACTGAGCCAACTAAACCAAAAATGACACAAACAAAGGGAAAAGCGATTTTTTGTTGAATTCGCACTTGAAGTTTGCGAATTTTTTGATCGTTACCACCTAAACGTTCTATTTCTAGTTGTTCTAGGGCTTGGGCAATATTCATTTCGCCATAGTCTCGGCTATTTTCAGCTAAGGTTAAAGGAGTGCGAGGTAGTTGTAATTGCTGATGTTCAAATCGTAAAATATTCCGATAGGAGCGATCAGATGCTACTAAATAGATAGTGCCATTGTAAAAATCCCAAACTTGTTGTTTACTGTTCCATTTAGCTGATTCAGAAACAACAATTTGATCAACTCCGCCTCGAGAACGATCTATAATTGTTAAACCTTTCATTTCCTTACCATCAAATTGGTCAGCATAAAATAAGCGAGAAAGTATTTTCTTTTTATCACCATTTGATTCTTTTAATTCTCGATATTCAGGATAGTAAATATTTTGTTGTTTAAAGGATGGTTGGTCTGACTTCAGGGCTTGTGCTAGGGTGGTAGTAGCTTTGTAATTGGCAGCAGGGGCGATTTGCTCATTGAAGATATAAGTCATGATGGTGACTCCAAAACTTAAAACCACAGCAGTTAAAACCATGCGATAAACGCTCACTCCACAAGCACGCAAAGCAATTAATTCACTTTCGCTAGAAAGACGGCTATAGGTCATTAAAGTGGCTAACAAAGTGGACATGGGGAAGGAGTAAACCATGACATAAGGTAGCTTTAATAGGAAAATTTGTAAAGCAATATTCAGTGGTAGCCCAGATTCTACAACTTTTCGTAATAATTCAAATAAGCTATCAATGGCTAAAACGACAGAAGTAAATGCCCCGACACCAAATAAAAATGGTGAAATTAATTGCATCGCCAAGTAGCGATCCATGATGGAAAAAGAAAACAGAGAAATGAAATTAGAGAATGGATTAAGCTTTTTATAAATCATGATATAGCGATTTTCAGTTGAGTAAAATACAAGAACCCCACCCCCAACCCCCTCCCCGCAAGCAAGGAGGGGACTATGATGTATCTCATTCAAGTGCATACCGCCATATAGCAGGAGTCACCGAGGTAGGGGCGCAGGGTCTGCGCCCACTCAGGAGTCAGAATAAAAACCGATTTTGAGTTTGAATTTTGGACTTTATGTACTTGCCATTTGCTATAGTAACTGATGGTATTTTTTAAATAAAAATGAATTTAAACTGCAAAATTGTCACCTAAATAATATTGTCGCACTAAAGGATTATTGTAAAGTTCATCAGCATTACCAAAAGCGAGAATTTGCCCTTCCCGCATAATATAAGCACGATCTGTAATAGCTAAGGTTTCGCGGACATTGTGATCTGTGATTAAAATGCCCATACCGCGATCGCGTAATTGACCGACAATTTCCTGAATCTCAGACACAGCAATCGGATCAACTCCAGCAAAAGGTTCATCTAAAAACAGAAATTTTGGTCCATCTTTACCAGCGGCTAAAGCCCTGGCTAATTCTGTGCGTCGTCGTTCACCCCCAGAAAGCTGAATACCTTTACTAGCAGCCACCTTTTCTAGGCGAAATTCTCGCAATAAAGTATGTAATCTTTGTCTCCATTCTCTCCTGGGAACTTGAGTTTGTTCAAATACGAGCAGAATATTTTCTTGCACAGAAAGATGACGAAAT
The window above is part of the Dolichospermum sp. DET69 genome. Proteins encoded here:
- a CDS encoding HAD-IIB family hydrolase produces the protein MLNNPGLYILLVSVHGLIRGHNLELGKDADTGGQTKYAVELACTLAKNPQIARVDLVTRLVNDPKVSPDYAQPVEILADKAQIIRIACGPKRYLRKEVLWPHLDSFADELLKHIRKIGKIPHIIHTHYADAGYVGSRVAGWLGIPLVHTGHSLGRIKQQRLLEHGTKQKNIEENFHISTRIEAEEITLGSAALIIASTSQEVEEQYSVYDHYQPERMVVIPPGVTLERFYPATDNWQNPPIQQELEKFLKDLQKPIIMAISRPAIRKNVSSLIKAYGEDPELRKLANLVLILGKREDILAMESGPRQVFLEILQLIDRYDLYGHVAYPKHHNADDVPDLYRLTAKTQGVFINPALTEPFGLTLIEASACGVPIIATADGGPRDILAACQNGLLIDPLNIQDIQNALKKALTDQEQWQKWSKNGMINVCQHFSWDSHVDHYLKEVNRLLPQKRIQSLLSPLVKSPADEHPDWNVPATNHLATADRFLVCEIDNTLLGDEAALAKLIQRIHDEGNTTGVGIATGRSLKSTLSLLEEWRFPMPDLLITSAGSEIYYGPQIVTDTSWQRHIAYNWRRSEIRKVMRDIPGVELQSDDAQGKFKISYFVDEAKSPSFREIIRRLRQNRLHVKGFYSHNMYLDLVPIRASKGDAIRYAALKWGLPVQRFLVAGASGNDESMLAGNTLAVVVGNHSQEIEQLRGLPQIYFAEGNHAWGILEALDYYDFFGNLSQPLLEIATTDKEEVILGI
- a CDS encoding anti-sigma regulatory factor — protein: MKSELHIPSDLGFINIVEQWLLGCLQLHLGESVDWTQQSSRLRLALVEAYSNAVRHAHKKKPNLPILLRLELKGRDLSIEIWDYGEGFDLSTYFPPNPIAKQEGGYGWLIMNRLMDKVEYQLQVNGANCLKLETTFPELFPHGEQGTGKMV
- a CDS encoding SpoIIE family protein phosphatase gives rise to the protein MTEKKLSKLKLLVVDDERDNLDLLYRTFWKDFIVYRANNATEALAILEREGEMAMIISDQRMPDMNGSELLSLTVERFPDTIRILLTGFTDVEDLVDAINSGRVFKYITKPWNPYQLQSLVNQASDTYRVVKKRVAELSRALRRESLFNAVTTAIRESLDYDNMLQKIVVTIGETFAADNCLLKTVEDNFLTQKQFCYQNSQSEVYDFLPDPSELITEVFQTHHYQITEDIYENIHYQYLVVPLIYQEHLLAIIAIRKLGSDHVWDQEDIQLITGVAEQAALALSQAKLYQSLQEKQQLTNLELEVARQIQHNLLRQTLPEMAGVKVQACCYLAREVGGDFFEVFVHPNGDLWLAVGDVSGKGVPAALFMASTISLLRRELSLEVPVEPNVMMQNLNSTLIDDLISSNYFITMVLARYHPITKEIVYANSGHIYPFVWSESATINDSPHYLKVRSIPLGILPKWEAESGRLILASGDTLLVTSDGITEATVWENLDDSRTNNRSILHQEGLWQLIKKQPQPLNLDNLLALIQTNNDIQEDDQTIVSLEVL
- a CDS encoding response regulator transcription factor — encoded protein: MSKIRTVIIEDHHLTRLSICTALRQKDEIEVVGEAINARHGLIILKQLQPDIAIVDIGLPDQDGIELTRKIKAIRLLRNTKVLILTLANDKESVLTAFSAGADSCCMKDIEFDNLLEAIGVTAAGNPWIDPMIARIILEQVQEKTSVESNNHQRSIKPGILTARELEVLQLIAGGCSNATIAKKLYITTGTVKTHVGNIMNKLCAKDRTEAAVIALRSGLVA
- a CDS encoding LptF/LptG family permease, which codes for MDRYLAMQLISPFLFGVGAFTSVVLAIDSLFELLRKVVESGLPLNIALQIFLLKLPYVMVYSFPMSTLLATLMTYSRLSSESELIALRACGVSVYRMVLTAVVLSFGVTIMTYIFNEQIAPAANYKATTTLAQALKSDQPSFKQQNIYYPEYRELKESNGDKKKILSRLFYADQFDGKEMKGLTIIDRSRGGVDQIVVSESAKWNSKQQVWDFYNGTIYLVASDRSYRNILRFEHQQLQLPRTPLTLAENSRDYGEMNIAQALEQLEIERLGGNDQKIRKLQVRIQQKIAFPFVCVIFGLVGSVMGSIPQRTGRGTSFGISVIVIFSYYLLLSVSGALAQAGILSPLIGAWLPNLFGLTVGLFLLIRVAQK